The following are encoded in a window of Colletotrichum lupini chromosome 3, complete sequence genomic DNA:
- a CDS encoding major facilitator superfamily transporter, with translation MSDGHASVSWSSLPRKDQLFLLFMIRFSEPVVRVSIGAYIYYQLKSLDPSLSSAEVITQSAYLQTAYTIAQAISSLLWGVVSDSPRGGRKLVVLTSLSGSFISCALFGFITSFKQAVFLRVFEGITNGNVAMVRTMVSEVVQEKRFQARAFALLPIATRMAIIISPLVAGWTVQLETTGQDDSFVRRHPYALPALLNAGFLLLLLIAAFLFLEETDEGQTSKSLRGRFDPGIAFSKNLLSIFRLVPFRKADDAQYSRINSEEEDGEEMGFLKETDGNDHSGASTPPGVPVTPSEKNLKLPTRRIFTTNMLLVLLATLLYELHLNSVSVAMANMLVDPVSTKEAELSRVLPFRFGGGAGFRPKSLAWYSTVFGKILNTSLCSLIM, from the exons ATGTCAGATGGTCACGCATCGGTAAGCTGGTCTTCTCTACCACGAAAAGACCAGCTATTCCTACTTTTCATGATACGATTCAGTGAACCAGTCGTCAGGGTTTCTATCGGAGCGTACATCTACTACCAACTTAAATCACTTGATCCATCATTATCCAGTGCTGAAGTGATTACACAATCCGCATATCTTCAGACGGCTTATACTATTGCGCAAGCTATCTCATCTTTGCTATGGGGCGTGGTATCGGATTCTCCCAGAGGGGGAAGGAAGCTAGTTGTGCTAACGAGTTTGTCTGGATCAT TCATAAGTTGTGCGCTGTTTGGTTTCATCACTAGCTTCAAGCAGGCCGTCTTCCTTCGAGTTTTTGAGGGGATAACCAATGGGAATGTCGCTATGGTGAGAACGATGGTCTCCGAAGTTGTTCAGGAGAAACG TTTCCAAGCCAGGGCTTTTGCACTATTACCAATTGCTACTCGAATGGCCATAATTATCAGCCCACTCGTGGCAGGTTGGACTGTTCAGCTTGAAACAACAGGCCAAGACGACAGTTTTGTGAGGAGACACCCATATGCACTGCCTGCCTTACTGAACGCCGGCTTCTTGCTTCTTCTCCTAATTGCTGCATTTCTGTTTCTTGAAGAG ACTGACGAAGGGCAGACATCAAAATCTCTAAGAGGTCGATTCGACCCTGGAATCGCTTTCTCCAAGAACTTGCTGTCAATATTCCGCTTGGTTCCATTCAGAAAGGCAGATGACGCTCAGTACTCACGTATAAACTCAGAAGAAGAGGATGGAGAAGAGATGGGTTTCTTGAAGGAGACTGACGGGAATGATCACTCTGGCGCTTCCACACCCCCAGGGGTTCCCGTTACACCAAGTGAAAAGAACTTGAAGCTCCCTACACGTCGCATTTTCACCACTAACATGCTCCTGGTTCTATTGGCAACTCTTCTTTATGAACTCCATCTTAACAGCGTCAGCGTTGCCATGGCCAATATGCTAGTCGATCCGGTTTCCACCAAAGAAGCCGAACTGTCAAGAGTTCTGCCATTCCGCTTCGGGGGCGGCGCCGGATTTAGGCCGAAGTCTCTTGCCTGGTACTCAACTGTGTTTGGTAAGATCTTAAATACCTCACTTTGTTCATTGATAATGTGA